The DNA region ATTTAGCTTAACTTATAGAAACCTGGAGCTAAAGTCAAGAATTTGAGGAAGATCTGAATTGATCCAAAGCTTGGAAACGTGTCAAGTGTTCCTCACTGAATATTGTTTTGCATGCTTAATTATATTAATAAGAGTTTGCTAATTGTACAAAGACATAGAATTGCAAAATAATTAGACAACTTAATAACCTCGAAATCGATGTGCTCTAACCAACTGCATGACGACGACAACAAGCTTATCATTCGATTCAATCAAATGTGGCTTGATTTGTTCCACAAAGTCGCCCCAAAATATTGCAGATATGTTGTTGCTCCTACAATTGTTATAAGGTTAAGCACATGATTCAAAATTACAAACTAATTAAACATTTATTATTCGTGGAAAGCTTACTTATAATCCTGCAGCTCAACGTTCATGAACATACAGACGTTACCAACTTGGTTGACAGATTGTACGTCCCCATAACTCACAATTTCGCCGATAACATCTACAAAAATATGGACCAAAGAAATCAGTGCAAAATTGGTCATAGTTCAGGTACGTTTAAAGCAATAATTTAAAAGaattaatatgtatgtatgttgaagaACTGAAAAGTGCAGATTATTTCATGAAAGTGACATGGACATCCGTATGAATTCCCTTCAGCAGAATCTATGTTTGGTGCAAATGTAAAATTTAACAGTATAAATTTTGGCTCATGGGCTGTTGTTTAAAGTTTAAAAGTATAATGTAGATAATAGTTATAGATAGTAGTTTGGTTTGTAGGTATTAGCAATCAGTTCAACCCATGGAcaacagaaagtaaaagaaaaaaggaaaaagatttAATTACCGAATAGTTCGGTGTCGTCAAATTCTTGTGGATTAGACAACTGCTCATAGGGTCTGAATTTGAAGATACACATGTTGAAATATGGATCCTGTATGTCCTCAACAATGGTCTTCTGCGTGAAAATCAACTTACACTTGTGGTCTTTGGTCCTCAGTTTCTCCTTATTTGGACAAACCATGAAATTCTTCACGATGTACAAACCCAATTCCTTGAGTTCTTGGTTCATCGTTTTCAAACTTTGAATAATATTCCTGCCAACACTTGCGTGAATGCGGCCTCCCTACAAAAACACCAAATCAGTTAATAAGACTAAGTTTTTCCGCATATTTTTCTTGTATAATGATACATATGTAAACAGTGCAAAATAGAAGTAAAGTGAAAATATTTAACCTTTTCATCCATCAGAATAAGCTCAGTTGAAAAAGGACTATCAggtttgttgtgaacttgtttttCTCAAAGCCTGACAATACGAACCTTTAACCTCCAATTCATCGGCTTGGTGTTAATTTCGCTAATAAAATTACTTTCAGCCGCCATTAATTCATCTGTTAATAGAGAAGAAGTGTGAATCAATATTGACAGCGAGTAGAAACGAAAAGCCAATATTATAGAGCAATTGTTATAAGAGAAGAGTAAAATCAACGTGTTCAAATTATTCAGGCATATAATTAAATATCTTGTGTTCATCAATGTAGAGGAATTGATTTGGTTACCCAATTCACCAAATACCTAAATGATATAACTATGAATGTAAAAAAAACATAAACTATGAAAAGAATATTGTGCAGATGGTAATCAATGTGAAGTACAACAATTATGTTTAAAGAAATTTAAGTATTATTCAGAAATTAGAAATCAGATTACTCACTGTAGTGCAAAGAGAGCTTTTTGCAGAGAACACTCAGGATTCCTGTCAAGAATTATGAGGGTTGACAAACCGCTGCATCGTGATTTATTGCCTTTTGTAAACTGCTCCATtctgaaaaaattaaagatcGTGGTATCCCTAATTTTAGGGTTCGTGGAGAAAGGTATTTTGTGCAGGAGATGAGGAATGGAAACGTGGTGTAGACGTGGGTTACTTTAggagtagttttttttttctttctgatttcccccttttccttttccttttccttttccttttcctaatAGGATTTAATAGAAAATTAATTGCCAATTTTTAAAATTGAAACGTGGAAGTTGTATCCACACCATCTggaatatttttttcctttttttttaaatccatatTAAATAATACTAACTAATAACTAATTCACTATTTTCTAAACTAATTGTAACACATGGCATTCTGTTACATTGCCACTTGTCACAATGCTATTgcaaactatcctctttttaattatatatagatatcttccttcaaattggtatcagagcctgtgTGAGATCcaacatatataaaagaatatgaatattTCTTATTTACCGGATTGTCCCGTTTTTGTGTTTgatggaaaaaaataattttgagagTTGGTATCAACAGATGAAGAATTTCTTCAATGTTGTTGGACTATGGTCCATTATTGATGAAGGATTCGTGGAAATCCCAGAAGGCACAACATTGACTGGTGAAGCAGCTACACAATTGGAGAAAGATATGCAATTGAATTATAAGGCATTATATTACCTCAATAGCAAAGTCCAATTGCATGTATACAACAAATATTTGCATGCAAAATCAGCTAAAGCGGCTTGGACAATTTTGGTGAAATCATATAGACGTGTTGCAGACGTGAAGAGAGAGAAACTTCAATAGCTTTGGAGACAGTATGAGTTGGTCCAGATGAAACCAACAGAATCTGTCAAATAattttttgtaagaattaaaGAAATTGTTAATGATATTAAAATCAACGGAGAAGTATTGGAAGAAGTTAAAGTTGTTGAAAAGATATTGCAGTCTATAAGATTAGAATTTCACATTAAGATAACAG from Lycium barbarum isolate Lr01 chromosome 10, ASM1917538v2, whole genome shotgun sequence includes:
- the LOC132613438 gene encoding uncharacterized protein LOC132613438, coding for MDEKGGRIHASVGRNIIQSLKTMNQELKELGLYIVKNFMVCPNKEKLRTKDHKCKLIFTQKTIVEDIQDPYFNMCIFKFRPYEQLSNPQEFDDTELFDVIGEIVSYGDVQSVNQVGNVCMFMNVELQDYKSNNISAIFWGDFVEQIKPHLIESNDKLVVVVMQLVRAHRFRGY